Genomic window (Catenulispora sp. MAP5-51):
ACGGGGGGTCGGAGCTTTGAAGTCGATCGTCCAGTTGTCCTCGACAGCACCGATGATTCGACCGGGTGTGTCTTCGACAGTCGCCGTAACGACGGCTTCGAGTTCTGCCCGCAGCGAATGTAGGTCTCGGTGGATGTCCAGCGTTCCCGTCCAACTACCTGTGCTGTCCTCCGTCAGCGGGATGACGGTTCGGACGTTGGTGTCCTTTTCTCTCAGGACGGCATGGCAGGTGGCTCCGGACCACGGGCCTTCGGCGAGCTCACGTTGAGAGGCAGTGACCTGAACGTTGATACGTGCCGAAGTCCAGTCCCGTCGCTCGACGTTGTGCAGTGCGACGACGCGCTCGCTGTTCGACACCAGGTCGAAATGCAGCCTCGCCCCGTCGATCGTGACCTGGTGGACGGTCATCGAGACTTCGTCGCCCAGAGTGGGATAGGGGGCTATTCGGGTCCCGCGGCTCATGCCCGGGCACGCTCCTTCGCACGGTTGAGCTCGACGGTCGCCACTGTGAGGTGTGCGTTGACGGGATGGCTGGTGACCTCGCTGATCCCACGGAACACAGCAATTGCACCGTTACCACAACGGAGGTCGCCGTCCTCGGTGAGCACGCAGTTGAGGGCCGGCTCCAGCTGATGCCAGTCTGCGGTCAAATCCGGTCCAGACCGGGTTACGAACTTTAGAACGGGGCTGACGATCCACGGGGTGTCAGACTTGGGGAGTTTGATCTCGACTTCGATGTTCCAGGCACCACCTCCATCCACGCCTCCGGAAACCCGCTTCACTGTCGGGTACTGCGGTGAGGAGGGAGCCTTTGGGGTGTCCAACCGCAACAGCTCGTTCAACAGAGGGGGGCCGTCCTCGGCGGGCAACTCCTGGGCCCGGGTGAGCGACTGGAACGCTGGCGTGATCCCCCTGAGGAAGCTGGCGAGATTCGTAGCAGCACCACGTGCATATGTCGTCGTCAGGTCTCCGGTCTTCTTCCAGGCATCGTGTTCCGGAGGTTCGGCGGTCCGCAGGAAGGCGTCGGCAGCCCTGGCGTCGACCGTGTCGGCCAACGTCGCCTCACCGCTCAACAAGACGCCGGTGTAATGGTTGATGCCGCGCGAATCGCCGATCAGCCGGTCTGTAACGACCATGCGGTTTCCCCGCATGCAGGCGACGCGGTCACGGCCGGCCTCTTCGGCAGACGAAGGTGTGACCAGCAGGATTGCCTCGTGAGGTAGAGGATTGCGGTCCCCCGCGACGGCATCCTTGCGTGCTGACACGGTGAGTTGAACGGTGGTCTGTGCCACATCCTCCGGCGAGCCGATCTCGTGCGATGTCTCGCCGTCGTAGAAGGCCTTCAGCGCGCGCGCGCGTGCTGGCTCGGCCACATGTGGGTTCACACGTTCCTCGGCGACCACGACGGCGCCATCCCGCAGAGTCGTCACAGATGCCTCAAGCAACGCCGGCGCCCGCTTGCCTGAGACCATGGCGGCCCAGAAATTGGATGCGATCCGGTCGCGGAGCTCTTCGTGTATCGCACGGAGAACGGCACGCCGGGACTGGTCCGACTCAGGGTCTTCTCCGTTTGTGGGTTCGCTGGTGGAGAGGATGGCGTCGTCCACCCCGACGATGAGGAAAGAAGTCCCGGGGTCGGCTCCCTCCCGGTCGAGGTAGAGCTCTGTCACCGTCTGCTCGTCCGCCCACCATGACCGGGTCACGTCGCCCATCGTCGGGTCTGGCTCCCCCAACCAGGCTGGCCCCGCGTAGGCGGTACCGTCGTGGAGTCGCCGCCACGGGAGCTCCAGCCGCCCCACGACACGACGCTCCCGACGGCCTTGGTGCGGGACGGACAGCGTGGAGTTGATGAGGACGAGCCCTAGCCGGCTTGTTGCCCAGAGCGTCGCCTTCCCCAGGCCGAACGAGCCACCCGCGGACTCCGTGACCTTGCGGCTGTCCAGTTGCCTGCGCACGACCGCAGCGAACCGTCCGTCCTCGAAATCGTCGCCGGTGAGACCGGACGCGTTGTAGTCGTCCACACGGAGAAGGAGTAGTCTGCCCGACTCCCTCATACCACGCAGCGCCTCAGCGAGTGCACGTCCGACCTTGTTGTCTGAGCGGGAGGCTGTCTCGTAGTGGTCGTCGAGGGTGTCCCATCGAAGTGCCCTGCGGAACCGTATGAGCCGCTCGCCGGATATCTCGTGGATTACATACCGCAGGCGTACCGGCTGAGTCCCGTCCACTTGTTCGTCGAGGCTGTTCTGCGCCGTCTCGCGTGCCAGCGTCGCGAGGCTCGCCTCGAACGCGAAGGCCGCGGGGTTGCCGAGTTCCCGACCGCCGTCAGCGTGCGCAGGGCGGTGGTACCACGCCAGCTCGGAGAGCGGGGTCGGCTCCTCCTCCATGTTGAAGACCGCTGACGGTTCGACCTCGAAGACGGCGGCGAGTGCGCGCATCTTGTCCGGTCGCGGTTCGGCGCGCCCGGTGACCCAGGCTGACACCGCGGCCCGTGTTACCCCCAATTCGTCCGCCAAGTCGGCCTGGCTCATGCCCTTGCGTCTGAGCTGCCGGCCAAGCCAGGCCCCGAACTCGTCGCCGTCGTCGTCCACAACACTCCCATGGTCACAGTGGGGTAGCCGACGCTCACCATAGCAGGACCCTTTGACGGGTTCGAGGTGTCAAATTTCGTTGTCGTCGTTGGCCTCCCGAGGGCGATGCCGCCAGATCGGATCCCTTCATGATCTTCTTCGCGCTGTCGGCGTTGGGGCGTAGGCTGCCGCCGGGTTCCCGTCCGCTTTGCTTTCAGCCAGGTCGGGATGCATATAGAGGGAAGTGGACCTTCAGCGGATAGCTTCCGGGCCGAATATGTTTCGCAGGGTTCTGATCAAGTGGTACTCTTATTGGACCACTGGAGCTGAGGAAAGACTCCGGGTGCAAGGGGAGAAGTGCGCTCATAAGGCCGACACCCTTCCGCTATTGCTGTTGGACTG
Coding sequences:
- a CDS encoding helix-turn-helix domain-containing protein; the protein is MDDDGDEFGAWLGRQLRRKGMSQADLADELGVTRAAVSAWVTGRAEPRPDKMRALAAVFEVEPSAVFNMEEEPTPLSELAWYHRPAHADGGRELGNPAAFAFEASLATLARETAQNSLDEQVDGTQPVRLRYVIHEISGERLIRFRRALRWDTLDDHYETASRSDNKVGRALAEALRGMRESGRLLLLRVDDYNASGLTGDDFEDGRFAAVVRRQLDSRKVTESAGGSFGLGKATLWATSRLGLVLINSTLSVPHQGRRERRVVGRLELPWRRLHDGTAYAGPAWLGEPDPTMGDVTRSWWADEQTVTELYLDREGADPGTSFLIVGVDDAILSTSEPTNGEDPESDQSRRAVLRAIHEELRDRIASNFWAAMVSGKRAPALLEASVTTLRDGAVVVAEERVNPHVAEPARARALKAFYDGETSHEIGSPEDVAQTTVQLTVSARKDAVAGDRNPLPHEAILLVTPSSAEEAGRDRVACMRGNRMVVTDRLIGDSRGINHYTGVLLSGEATLADTVDARAADAFLRTAEPPEHDAWKKTGDLTTTYARGAATNLASFLRGITPAFQSLTRAQELPAEDGPPLLNELLRLDTPKAPSSPQYPTVKRVSGGVDGGGAWNIEVEIKLPKSDTPWIVSPVLKFVTRSGPDLTADWHQLEPALNCVLTEDGDLRCGNGAIAVFRGISEVTSHPVNAHLTVATVELNRAKERARA